A genome region from Clostridium pasteurianum includes the following:
- a CDS encoding HNH endonuclease, translating into MISVDFDKLSQLCTFISTAAAGIENTINKLKRERDNFIFTPQEASSIMGITRAEKSMAAAIKAGDKIVSHCEELISFIRDEMIRYETVENQLVQLANAIKFEASPRAGVDYILQKTSMGIECGAASITELSPELEQSLETDGDDESDDDETFLDNVASWGEEEKDKLFTEAKEDAKYLKNKAEDGMEKLEALSQKVDKELSPKIEKIKGEMETIKKEFGQTINDVNLKNTVDDIGKFAVSLYSERYSKAYDISSKSENYYKNKLGSDFQKFTHNVYTRLKNDHPNVVNGLKTTIIQGEKSWSKFEKEHPNIAWYIKSEVTEHEAIAAGSLNVVKGVVESPLDIYHLVNKQKSNFAKDPEGTLKSWVKALDHVECIVNPAWPKTKENQEFSKNFYKSIGTYIDKNFIHTSDYNRIKNTTELVGNIALYFTGDGELKAAGSASKANDVLEAEKTVDNVSKVSKAAKSAEILKEGNNVSKLDKASEIVENIKGGFSEEIENLKGLLKGNFLNRGLEPSLEGLGFDLSKIKSTEGKAALNDFRSKLKQALKVDNKSETHGKTVDDIINKKAEIESDEAKVKSVENKASDDVKTTVNKSDGGKGDAKGVTQADKYADIVNSNKVWNWAEDIPGGAELTAKQRKAIRQEAIERGLIPDVKMKPGTKYPDFEGAGLVERVEQLPEELWNATDRKQFEWLDSRIEGGRPEGTTWHHSEIDGRMELVPFGTHNIINHKGGRSLGNWSSHGRR; encoded by the coding sequence GTGATTTCAGTGGATTTTGATAAATTGTCGCAGCTTTGTACATTTATAAGTACTGCCGCGGCAGGGATAGAGAACACTATTAACAAGCTAAAAAGAGAAAGAGATAATTTTATATTTACCCCACAGGAAGCAAGCAGTATTATGGGAATAACAAGAGCAGAAAAATCAATGGCAGCAGCTATTAAAGCTGGAGATAAAATAGTGAGCCATTGTGAGGAACTTATTTCCTTCATACGTGACGAAATGATAAGGTATGAAACAGTAGAAAATCAGCTGGTACAGCTTGCAAATGCCATTAAATTTGAGGCATCACCAAGGGCTGGGGTAGACTATATACTGCAAAAGACATCTATGGGAATAGAATGCGGTGCTGCATCTATAACAGAACTTTCACCAGAATTAGAGCAGAGTCTTGAAACAGACGGTGATGATGAAAGTGATGACGATGAAACTTTTTTAGATAATGTAGCTTCCTGGGGAGAAGAAGAAAAGGATAAGCTATTTACAGAGGCTAAAGAAGATGCTAAGTATTTAAAAAATAAAGCAGAAGATGGAATGGAGAAATTAGAAGCATTAAGCCAGAAAGTAGATAAAGAACTATCGCCTAAAATAGAAAAAATAAAAGGTGAAATGGAAACTATAAAAAAGGAATTTGGACAAACAATTAATGATGTAAATTTAAAGAATACAGTAGATGATATTGGTAAATTTGCTGTGAGTTTATATAGTGAAAGATATTCTAAAGCTTATGATATAAGTTCAAAGTCAGAAAATTATTATAAAAACAAATTAGGCAGTGATTTTCAGAAATTTACTCATAACGTATATACTCGTTTGAAAAATGACCATCCTAATGTTGTAAATGGACTTAAAACTACAATAATTCAAGGTGAAAAAAGCTGGAGTAAATTCGAAAAGGAACATCCTAATATTGCGTGGTACATAAAATCAGAGGTAACTGAACATGAAGCAATAGCGGCAGGTTCCCTTAATGTGGTAAAAGGAGTAGTTGAATCTCCCCTTGATATATACCATTTAGTAAATAAGCAAAAAAGCAACTTTGCAAAAGATCCAGAGGGTACCCTTAAAAGTTGGGTGAAAGCACTAGATCATGTAGAATGTATTGTAAATCCAGCATGGCCTAAGACCAAGGAAAATCAAGAGTTTTCTAAGAATTTCTATAAATCCATAGGTACATACATAGATAAGAACTTCATACATACAAGTGATTATAATAGAATAAAAAACACAACAGAACTTGTAGGAAACATTGCTTTGTACTTTACTGGAGATGGAGAATTAAAGGCAGCAGGCAGTGCATCAAAAGCAAATGATGTGTTAGAAGCTGAGAAAACGGTAGACAATGTATCAAAGGTAAGTAAAGCAGCCAAGAGTGCTGAAATATTAAAAGAAGGAAATAATGTATCTAAACTGGATAAAGCATCTGAGATTGTAGAGAATATAAAGGGCGGATTTTCTGAGGAAATTGAAAACTTAAAGGGACTTCTTAAAGGAAACTTTTTAAATAGAGGTTTAGAACCTTCATTAGAAGGACTAGGATTTGACTTATCAAAGATTAAGAGTACAGAAGGAAAAGCAGCACTCAATGATTTTAGGAGTAAGCTTAAACAAGCCCTCAAGGTGGATAACAAAAGTGAGACTCACGGAAAAACTGTAGATGATATAATAAATAAAAAAGCAGAAATTGAATCAGATGAAGCGAAAGTAAAATCGGTAGAAAATAAAGCAAGTGATGATGTAAAGACAACTGTTAATAAGAGTGATGGTGGAAAAGGGGATGCTAAGGGGGTTACACAAGCTGATAAATATGCAGATATAGTAAACTCAAATAAGGTATGGAACTGGGCAGAAGATATACCAGGAGGTGCTGAATTAACTGCAAAGCAACGTAAGGCAATTAGACAGGAAGCGATTGAACGAGGACTAATACCAGATGTAAAAATGAAGCCTGGAACAAAATATCCAGACTTTGAAGGTGCAGGTCTAGTTGAGAGAGTAGAGCAGCTTCCAGAGGAACTATGGAATGCTACAGATAGGAAGCAGTTTGAATGGCTTGATAGTCGAATTGAAGGTGGTCGTCCAGAAGGGACTACATGGCATCATTCAGAAATTGATGGTAGAATGGAATTAGTACCATTCGGTACACACAATATTATAAATCATAAAGGTGGCAGGAGCTTAGGAAACTGGTCATCACATGGGAGAAGGTAG
- a CDS encoding DeoR/GlpR family DNA-binding transcription regulator, which produces MFIEERHKYILELLRKDGKVLVKDLSTKFGVSESMIRKDLQVLERQNLLQRTYGGAINIKRTMVTAETLFNRVEKNTELKKIIAQKAYKLIDDNDTIFLDASSISYFLTKLLVQNNRNITLITNMVVISSLLHQDLKMDVIFIGGNYNPLVGGNIGFHSNNQINLYSCNKAFIGCSGINLTKGTISSGLSEDAGTKKAIMDISKKLYLMSPNEKFSMDGIFNFSNISDFNNIITEAAPNNTIMTLLKEYDINLI; this is translated from the coding sequence ATGTTTATTGAGGAAAGACACAAATATATTTTAGAACTGCTAAGAAAAGACGGTAAGGTATTAGTAAAAGATTTAAGCACTAAATTTGGAGTAAGCGAAAGTATGATTCGAAAAGACCTTCAAGTTTTGGAAAGGCAAAATTTATTGCAGCGTACTTATGGCGGTGCAATTAACATAAAACGTACCATGGTAACTGCTGAAACGCTGTTTAATCGTGTTGAAAAAAATACAGAGCTAAAAAAGATAATTGCCCAAAAGGCATACAAACTAATTGATGATAATGATACCATTTTTTTAGACGCATCAAGTATTTCCTATTTTCTTACAAAACTTCTTGTACAAAATAATAGAAATATTACTTTAATAACAAATATGGTAGTTATATCGTCTCTTCTTCATCAAGATTTAAAAATGGATGTTATTTTTATAGGCGGAAATTATAATCCTTTAGTTGGTGGAAACATAGGTTTTCATTCAAATAATCAAATTAACCTTTATAGCTGTAATAAAGCTTTCATAGGCTGCAGCGGAATAAATCTTACAAAAGGAACTATTAGCTCTGGTCTATCTGAAGATGCAGGCACAAAAAAGGCAATTATGGATATATCTAAAAAATTATATTTAATGTCACCAAATGAAAAATTCAGTATGGATGGAATTTTCAATTTTTCTAATATATCTGATTTTAATAACATCATTACTGAAGCTGCGCCAAACAATACTATAATGACCTTGCTAAAAGAATATGATATAAATTTGATTTAA
- a CDS encoding 6-phospho-alpha-glucosidase, which produces MKKYSICIVGGASRYTPDMLAMLCNQKGRFPLKKIVLYDIESERQEVVGEYAKILFKEYYPELEEVICTTDAKEAFQNIDFALMQIRAGRMKMREKDEKISLKHGCLGQETCGAGGFAYGLRSVPAVIDLIKNIRKYSKECWILNYSNPAAIVAEATKRVFPDDYRIINICDMPIAIMEVYASVLGLKRTDLEPKYFGLNHFGWFTHILDKKTGEDYLPKLRKILKTPVDVQTEPLFQEKSWKATFEFMSQMINDYDEYLPNTYLQYYLYPSKMTKKENPEYTRANEVMDGNEKATYDKMHKIIELGKMHGTEYEITSDVGCHAEYIVDLATAIANNTNEIFLTITENKGAIENVSAGAMVEVPCRVGSNGVEPLVVGSIPTFYKGLIENQYAYEKLAVDACLEGSYQKALQALVLNRTVVNTDTAKELLKDLVEANKGYWNELH; this is translated from the coding sequence ATGAAAAAATATTCAATTTGTATTGTTGGTGGAGCAAGCCGTTATACACCAGATATGCTTGCAATGTTATGCAATCAAAAAGGAAGATTCCCTTTAAAGAAGATTGTTTTATATGATATTGAAAGTGAACGTCAGGAAGTAGTTGGTGAGTATGCAAAAATATTATTTAAGGAATACTACCCAGAATTAGAAGAAGTAATATGCACTACTGATGCTAAGGAGGCTTTTCAAAATATAGATTTTGCCCTTATGCAAATTCGTGCAGGAAGAATGAAAATGCGTGAAAAGGATGAAAAGATTTCACTTAAGCACGGCTGTCTTGGTCAGGAAACTTGCGGTGCTGGAGGATTTGCTTATGGTTTAAGAAGCGTTCCTGCTGTTATTGATTTGATAAAAAATATTAGAAAGTATTCCAAAGAATGCTGGATTTTAAATTATTCTAATCCTGCTGCTATTGTTGCAGAGGCAACTAAAAGAGTATTTCCTGATGATTATCGTATTATCAATATTTGTGATATGCCAATTGCAATTATGGAAGTCTATGCAAGTGTACTTGGATTAAAGAGAACAGATTTGGAACCAAAATATTTTGGCTTGAATCATTTTGGATGGTTTACACATATTTTGGACAAGAAAACGGGTGAAGATTATTTACCTAAATTAAGAAAAATACTAAAAACTCCGGTAGATGTACAAACAGAACCCCTTTTTCAGGAAAAGTCATGGAAAGCAACTTTTGAATTTATGAGTCAGATGATAAATGATTATGATGAATATTTACCAAACACATATTTACAATACTATTTGTATCCGTCTAAGATGACGAAGAAGGAAAATCCAGAATATACTAGAGCAAATGAAGTAATGGATGGAAATGAAAAAGCAACCTATGATAAGATGCATAAAATTATAGAATTAGGGAAAATGCATGGTACAGAATATGAAATTACAAGCGATGTTGGATGCCATGCTGAGTATATAGTTGATTTAGCAACAGCAATTGCTAATAATACAAATGAAATTTTCTTAACTATAACAGAGAATAAGGGAGCAATTGAGAATGTTTCAGCTGGTGCTATGGTAGAAGTTCCATGCCGTGTTGGAAGTAATGGAGTTGAACCGTTAGTTGTAGGAAGTATACCGACTTTTTATAAAGGACTTATAGAAAATCAGTATGCATATGAAAAGCTTGCAGTAGATGCATGCTTAGAGGGAAGCTATCAGAAAGCATTACAGGCACTTGTATTAAACCGTACAGTTGTAAATACGGATACGGCTAAAGAGCTTTTAAAAGATTTAGTTGAGGCTAATAAAGGATATTGGAATGAACTTCATTAA
- a CDS encoding PTS transporter subunit EIIC, which translates to MKEKMLSLTQKFSQAVVQPVMFLTVMGIALAVAVIMQLNFMPSFIVFIGMLLKKMMDAMLNNLSVIFCVGLTTAFAKKKKVDAAIISLIVYIIFLAGNNAWLTSQNMLAKAGSMGLYGTGQNTVLGFQVIDMNVFLGLILGCLTGYVFNKLCDVQFGDMFRVYGGSRFVFIVMIPITLVLAIVLSYVWPVINYGINGLSSFMKGAGALGVFVYAFGNRFLIPTGLHHLLWMPFCFTGIGGTAHIAGKSVQGAVNIFYAEMGNSAHLTAMDPSIRFATFGFAKIFASAGIVLAMIRTAKPENKKAVRGLLIPSLFVAMVAGITEPLDFSFLFISPLLWLVHGLLTGFSEMLLWILGSRTYSIYGLLDTIVCNSVISPKLSKIYIFITVGIVMAVVWYLIFVFLIRKFDIKTPGREESSNSEVSIEADGSAVIEKSSNGNQDSELFIEGLGGANNILEVNNCFTRLRIDVKDVSKVNKEVIGKAKQKGIVVKGNNVQIIIGMTVEDAKEKLNSLLNTKKE; encoded by the coding sequence ATGAAAGAAAAAATGTTGTCATTGACTCAAAAATTTTCACAAGCTGTAGTACAACCAGTTATGTTTCTAACAGTTATGGGAATTGCTCTTGCAGTAGCCGTTATCATGCAACTTAATTTTATGCCATCATTTATAGTATTTATTGGTATGTTGTTAAAAAAGATGATGGATGCTATGCTAAATAATCTTTCTGTTATCTTTTGTGTTGGATTAACAACAGCATTTGCAAAAAAGAAAAAAGTAGATGCAGCTATCATTTCTTTAATTGTCTACATTATATTTTTAGCAGGTAATAATGCATGGCTTACTTCTCAAAATATGCTAGCTAAAGCAGGTTCCATGGGTTTATATGGAACTGGGCAGAATACTGTTCTAGGTTTTCAGGTAATAGATATGAACGTGTTCTTAGGATTGATACTTGGATGTCTTACCGGATATGTATTCAACAAATTGTGTGATGTACAATTCGGAGATATGTTTAGAGTATATGGAGGATCAAGATTTGTATTTATAGTTATGATTCCTATTACTTTAGTATTAGCAATTGTGCTCAGCTATGTATGGCCTGTAATAAATTATGGTATCAATGGTTTGTCAAGCTTTATGAAGGGTGCAGGTGCATTAGGCGTATTTGTATATGCGTTTGGCAATAGATTTTTAATACCAACAGGATTACATCATTTATTGTGGATGCCATTTTGCTTTACTGGAATTGGTGGAACTGCTCATATTGCTGGTAAGTCTGTGCAGGGAGCTGTAAACATTTTCTATGCTGAAATGGGAAATAGTGCTCATTTAACAGCTATGGATCCATCAATAAGATTTGCAACCTTTGGATTTGCAAAAATCTTTGCAAGTGCAGGTATTGTTCTTGCAATGATAAGAACTGCAAAGCCAGAAAATAAAAAGGCTGTAAGAGGATTACTTATTCCATCACTTTTTGTTGCAATGGTAGCAGGTATTACAGAACCTCTTGATTTCTCATTCCTTTTCATATCGCCTTTACTTTGGTTAGTCCATGGTTTGCTTACTGGTTTTTCAGAAATGTTACTATGGATACTGGGTTCAAGGACATATTCAATTTATGGCTTATTAGATACAATAGTTTGTAATTCTGTAATAAGTCCAAAGCTTTCAAAGATATATATTTTCATTACAGTTGGTATTGTAATGGCAGTAGTATGGTATTTAATTTTTGTCTTCTTGATTAGAAAGTTTGATATTAAGACACCTGGTAGAGAAGAGTCTTCTAATAGCGAAGTTAGTATTGAGGCAGATGGAAGTGCTGTTATTGAGAAAAGTAGTAATGGAAATCAGGATTCTGAATTATTTATTGAGGGATTAGGTGGAGCTAATAACATATTAGAAGTAAATAACTGCTTTACACGCTTGAGAATTGATGTAAAGGATGTCAGTAAAGTAAATAAAGAAGTAATAGGTAAGGCAAAACAAAAAGGTATTGTTGTTAAAGGAAATAATGTACAGATCATTATTGGAATGACTGTAGAAGATGCAAAGGAAAAACTTAACAGTTTATTAAATACAAAAAAGGAGTAA
- a CDS encoding metallophosphoesterase family protein, with amino-acid sequence MNKHKLIIISMIVIVLSTVLAIFIYKPRPIDKYTTTTTAKSKADLSFAVLGDVHGGTYNFQKAVNDLYEINPSMDALVLNGDTVNEGSEQQYDAVKKFLSKNKDLLPTKIIKNIGNHEFFDYNIGTNSPQQVKTFINRYLEFSGEKKVYHDTWIKGYHFISLGSEDGKSKTTNAVEASISIKQQNWLRKKLAENHKQGKPIFVFLHQNLKPFWNWIGVKQSKQVIQILSEYPEVILFTSHTHSDLNASSVVTNEPFTMIHTGAIKYTLAFDVSSKGIIKSMKKKNYIKGLYIEVNGNNVVVKGRDIKERRWIFTKKLSKNIK; translated from the coding sequence ATGAATAAGCATAAGCTAATAATTATTTCAATGATAGTAATCGTTTTAAGTACAGTATTAGCTATATTTATATATAAGCCTAGACCTATTGATAAATATACAACGACTACAACTGCAAAGTCAAAGGCAGATCTTTCTTTTGCAGTGTTAGGAGATGTTCATGGAGGCACTTATAATTTTCAAAAAGCCGTTAATGATTTATATGAAATAAACCCTAGTATGGATGCGTTAGTACTAAATGGAGATACTGTAAATGAAGGTAGTGAGCAGCAGTATGATGCAGTAAAAAAGTTTTTAAGTAAAAATAAGGATTTGCTGCCGACCAAAATTATTAAGAATATTGGAAATCACGAGTTTTTTGATTATAACATAGGGACGAATTCGCCGCAGCAAGTTAAAACTTTTATAAATAGATACCTTGAGTTTTCTGGAGAAAAAAAGGTGTACCATGATACGTGGATTAAGGGATATCATTTTATATCACTTGGATCTGAAGATGGTAAGTCTAAAACAACAAATGCAGTGGAAGCTTCTATATCTATAAAGCAGCAGAATTGGTTAAGAAAAAAACTAGCTGAAAATCATAAACAGGGAAAGCCTATATTTGTATTTTTACATCAAAATTTGAAACCATTCTGGAACTGGATTGGAGTTAAACAAAGCAAACAGGTAATTCAAATATTATCAGAGTATCCAGAGGTAATACTATTTACATCACATACTCACAGTGATTTGAATGCTAGTAGTGTAGTGACAAATGAACCATTTACTATGATTCATACTGGAGCTATTAAATATACTCTTGCGTTTGATGTAAGTAGTAAGGGTATCATAAAAAGTATGAAAAAGAAAAACTATATTAAAGGATTATATATTGAAGTCAATGGAAATAATGTTGTTGTTAAAGGAAGAGATATTAAAGAAAGACGCTGGATATTTACAAAGAAGCTTTCTAAAAATATCAAGTAA
- a CDS encoding winged helix-turn-helix transcriptional regulator, whose protein sequence is MTGEFPNQKKRQKDFNCSIGFAMTVIGSKWRAIILWHILKAQPIRYGELKKSIPNISHKILSEELKKLEADSLIARIPYATIPPKVEYKPTDRGKSLENILTELCIWGKKYMNIT, encoded by the coding sequence ATGACCGGAGAATTTCCAAATCAAAAGAAGAGACAAAAAGATTTTAACTGCTCTATAGGTTTTGCAATGACCGTTATTGGGAGCAAATGGAGAGCCATAATATTATGGCATATACTTAAAGCACAACCTATAAGATACGGTGAGCTAAAAAAATCCATTCCTAACATAAGTCACAAAATACTATCTGAAGAACTAAAGAAGTTAGAAGCAGATAGTCTTATTGCAAGAATTCCCTATGCTACAATACCCCCTAAAGTGGAATATAAACCTACAGATAGAGGAAAATCCTTAGAAAATATCTTAACTGAACTCTGCATCTGGGGCAAAAAATATATGAATATTACTTGA
- a CDS encoding SMI1/KNR4 family protein, giving the protein MMKIDETSIILPKPSNERIEWFEKTYRIDLPIEYKEFLQNFNGCKPITNILNSNGREYVIERFLCLLDKPKENEAYGWYDLTSVLTQLDCRLIDDEDLIGMNVIPIAALFAGDFICLDYRKNINPCVVVWNHEESDDFEPVTEEVADNVNQFFNMLLQ; this is encoded by the coding sequence ATGATGAAGATTGATGAAACTAGCATAATATTACCAAAGCCAAGTAATGAAAGAATTGAATGGTTCGAAAAAACGTATAGAATAGATTTACCCATTGAATATAAGGAGTTTTTGCAAAATTTTAATGGGTGTAAGCCTATAACCAATATCTTAAATAGTAACGGGAGAGAATACGTAATAGAAAGATTTTTATGTCTCCTAGATAAACCTAAGGAAAATGAAGCATATGGATGGTATGATTTGACGTCAGTGTTAACACAATTAGATTGTAGATTAATTGATGATGAGGATTTAATAGGTATGAATGTTATTCCAATAGCAGCTCTATTTGCGGGAGATTTTATATGCTTGGATTATAGAAAAAATATTAATCCATGTGTTGTAGTATGGAACCATGAAGAATCAGATGATTTTGAGCCTGTAACAGAAGAAGTAGCTGATAATGTTAATCAATTTTTTAATATGTTATTACAATAA
- a CDS encoding PhzF family isomerase, translated as MKKYNLYQIDSFTKKKFSGNPAGVITNADGLNECEMQKVARELNNSETAFVFSSNSSEYDVHVRFFTPTSEVPICGHATIAAHYARAVENKFKSLRVYQKTGAGVLPVDIIKENGDYKIVMTQGKVEFGSVIEGINKEKLLRALNIKNSDLMENYQIQIVSTGHSKVMVGIKSIETLNAISPNYDALSKLSDIIKCNGYYVFTVDPNEEDNILIHGRMFAPAIGIKEDPVTGNANGPLGAYLVYYNLVNHDNSVFKFKAKQGEAIGREGIIEVEVKIENKKPVCVKVSGNALIVFKSELIC; from the coding sequence ATGAAAAAATATAATTTATATCAAATTGATTCATTTACAAAGAAAAAATTTTCAGGAAATCCAGCTGGAGTAATAACCAATGCAGATGGATTAAATGAATGTGAAATGCAGAAGGTTGCAAGAGAATTGAATAATTCTGAAACGGCTTTTGTTTTTTCTTCAAATAGCAGTGAATATGATGTTCACGTACGCTTTTTTACTCCAACGAGTGAAGTCCCAATTTGCGGACATGCAACTATTGCTGCTCATTATGCACGTGCAGTTGAAAACAAATTTAAAAGCTTAAGAGTTTATCAAAAGACGGGGGCTGGAGTTTTGCCAGTTGATATAATAAAGGAAAATGGAGACTATAAAATTGTAATGACTCAGGGCAAAGTGGAATTTGGAAGTGTAATTGAAGGTATAAATAAAGAAAAACTTTTAAGAGCACTTAATATAAAAAATAGTGATCTTATGGAAAATTATCAAATTCAGATTGTTTCAACAGGTCATTCTAAGGTTATGGTAGGTATAAAAAGTATTGAAACTTTGAATGCAATAAGTCCTAACTATGATGCACTTTCTAAATTAAGTGACATTATTAAATGCAACGGTTATTATGTTTTCACAGTTGATCCAAATGAGGAAGATAATATTCTAATACACGGTAGAATGTTTGCTCCTGCAATAGGGATTAAAGAAGATCCTGTAACTGGTAATGCAAATGGACCTTTGGGTGCATATCTTGTTTATTATAATCTTGTTAACCATGATAATTCTGTATTTAAATTTAAAGCAAAGCAGGGTGAAGCCATTGGGAGAGAAGGTATTATTGAGGTTGAAGTAAAGATAGAAAATAAAAAACCTGTATGTGTTAAAGTTTCTGGAAATGCTTTAATAGTATTTAAATCTGAGCTTATATGCTGA
- a CDS encoding MurR/RpiR family transcriptional regulator, whose translation MENNVVLTELEKVILNKIQNYINKNEKVGIDTIAKESFVSKSTIVKLSKKLGYSGYSEMYYTILASANNALKLDFSHNSDAFMNEHLKKDIDMLVETLRKYKDKKIYLDSLGVCDSAKEYYLQKLLIFGFDAASSYHYEAFKNNKSGLYIFFSYSGYRAEIIEKVNEAIRNNFKVIAFTSNKDSPLAKISNITVEVAGTKSDREHYLPNFFTSNLIILLELALSEYSKKYLFKEE comes from the coding sequence ATGGAGAATAATGTAGTATTAACGGAACTTGAGAAGGTAATTTTGAATAAAATACAAAATTACATTAATAAAAATGAAAAGGTTGGAATAGACACAATAGCAAAAGAAAGTTTTGTTTCAAAATCTACTATTGTAAAACTATCTAAAAAGCTTGGGTATAGTGGATACAGTGAAATGTATTATACTATTCTTGCTTCTGCTAACAATGCGTTGAAGTTAGACTTTTCTCATAATAGCGATGCATTTATGAATGAGCACTTAAAAAAAGATATTGATATGCTTGTAGAAACATTAAGAAAATATAAGGATAAAAAGATTTATCTGGATTCTTTAGGGGTTTGCGATAGTGCTAAGGAATATTATCTACAAAAGTTATTGATATTTGGATTTGATGCAGCTAGCAGCTATCATTATGAAGCTTTTAAAAATAACAAATCTGGACTCTACATTTTCTTTTCTTATTCTGGATATAGGGCTGAGATTATTGAAAAGGTTAACGAAGCCATTAGAAATAATTTTAAGGTTATAGCGTTTACCTCTAATAAAGATTCACCATTAGCCAAAATATCCAATATAACAGTTGAGGTAGCGGGAACAAAATCTGATAGAGAACATTACCTGCCCAATTTCTTTACTTCTAATTTGATAATTTTGCTGGAATTAGCATTAAGTGAATACTCTAAAAAGTATTTGTTTAAAGAAGAATAG
- a CDS encoding site-specific integrase, whose protein sequence is MQGNGKDFEISLIEDAKSPKTIESYVGDIKAFIEFLGTKGVEFNGTLQRFCVISYKDFLVKNNYEVATINKKINSIHALNRYLITIGTMKEIALQEHKICRIAILLMTIIISLD, encoded by the coding sequence GTGCAAGGTAATGGAAAAGATTTCGAGATAAGTTTAATTGAGGATGCCAAGAGTCCTAAGACAATAGAAAGCTATGTTGGAGATATTAAAGCTTTCATAGAATTTCTAGGAACTAAAGGAGTTGAATTTAATGGTACCTTACAACGATTCTGCGTAATAAGCTACAAAGACTTTCTAGTAAAGAATAACTATGAAGTAGCAACAATCAATAAAAAGATTAATAGCATACATGCACTAAATAGATATCTTATAACTATTGGTACAATGAAGGAAATTGCGTTACAAGAGCACAAGATATGCAGGATTGCCATACTTTTGATGACTATTATAATAAGCTTGGATTAA
- a CDS encoding PTS sugar transporter subunit IIA, with protein sequence MFGKLFSKKANKNEDIFAYASGSLIKIEDVPDPVFSEKSMGDGIAILPVDEKILAPADGEIILIAQTKHALALRTTLGQELLIHIGLETVKLNGMGIDVLVRVGDKVTKGQNIANIDLEFIKKNADSTIIPMVITNSEENCFSFDWENVKEVRAGETKLFRANLK encoded by the coding sequence ATGTTTGGAAAATTGTTTTCTAAAAAGGCTAATAAAAATGAGGATATATTTGCTTATGCATCAGGAAGTCTCATTAAAATTGAAGATGTTCCGGACCCTGTTTTCAGCGAAAAATCCATGGGAGATGGTATTGCAATTCTACCTGTGGATGAAAAAATTCTTGCTCCAGCTGACGGTGAAATTATTTTGATTGCACAGACAAAACATGCTTTAGCATTAAGGACAACTCTTGGGCAAGAACTCCTTATTCACATCGGATTAGAAACTGTGAAGCTTAACGGAATGGGAATTGATGTTCTAGTGAGAGTAGGAGATAAAGTTACAAAGGGACAAAACATTGCCAATATAGATTTAGAATTTATTAAAAAAAATGCAGATAGTACTATTATTCCTATGGTTATTACAAACAGTGAAGAAAACTGTTTTAGCTTTGATTGGGAAAATGTTAAGGAGGTCAGGGCAGGAGAAACAAAATTATTTAGAGCAAATTTAAAATAA